The following proteins come from a genomic window of Nostoc sp. TCL26-01:
- a CDS encoding LON peptidase substrate-binding domain-containing protein — protein MTSSSRIAVRELPLFPLPEVVLFPTRPLPLHIFEFRYRIMMNTILDSDRRFGVLMVDPATGTIANVGCCAEIVQYQRLPDDRMKMLTLGQQRFRVLEYVREKPYRVGLVEWLEDQPPSKDLRPLGAEVEQLLRDVVRLSAKLTEQNIELPEELPDLPTELSYWVASNLYGVAGEQQALLEMQDTVARLEREAEILTTTRNHLAARSVLKDTFNPKL, from the coding sequence ATGACATCTTCTTCTAGAATTGCAGTCCGTGAACTACCTCTGTTCCCGTTACCCGAAGTAGTTCTCTTCCCCACCAGACCATTACCCCTGCACATCTTTGAATTCCGCTACCGGATCATGATGAACACGATTTTGGATAGCGATCGCAGGTTTGGTGTGTTGATGGTTGACCCGGCTACAGGCACAATTGCTAATGTCGGCTGCTGTGCAGAAATTGTTCAATACCAGCGTTTACCAGATGACCGGATGAAAATGCTGACTTTGGGACAACAAAGATTCCGCGTTTTAGAATATGTCCGGGAAAAACCCTATCGTGTTGGTTTAGTAGAGTGGTTAGAAGATCAACCACCTAGTAAAGATTTACGTCCTTTAGGGGCTGAGGTAGAACAACTATTACGGGATGTAGTTCGTCTTTCAGCTAAATTAACAGAACAAAATATCGAACTTCCAGAAGAGTTACCTGACTTACCAACAGAATTATCTTACTGGGTAGCCAGTAATCTCTACGGTGTGGCAGGAGAGCAACAGGCACTATTAGAAATGCAAGATACAGTTGCTCGTTTAGAGCGAGAAGCCGAAATTTTGACCACTACTCGTAATCACTTAGCAGCTCGCTCTGTTCTCAAAGATACCTTCAATCCCAAACTCTAA
- a CDS encoding phospholipid carrier-dependent glycosyltransferase: MKNHPHLLLLMLWLAIGVGLRFLGLATLPPWTDECATMVFSLGHSFRTVPLNQLISPDVLLQPLQILPTTGVSQVVENLLNESNHPPVYFVLVHFWLKMFSPTGEIASIWVVRSLSALLGIISIPAMFGLGYVTFGSKLVGQMAAAMMAVSPYIVFLSREARHYSLAMLLVIASLFCLVKAIQGIHRQQSLPIWLILVWIIINSLGVATHYFFSFTLLAQGIVLLGQIWQTRQEVSVNWRRIAIVAVGTLMGCLVWVPVLQNIPGSDLTTWVASSNPQVRWLEPLGRLLLWLLSMLLLLPSALTSLPLTVAIASGVVTLLFLGWSVPHLINGLKVQQQNPHTRLGIQIISGYIVVAIALCLFFTYVLGQDLTLAARFQFIIAPAVILLLGSALAGCWVQAQEFKFLVNAKVATSIILLMATLGGITVVGNLGYLQNQRPDILAAIIDKASPNDVLIATTHLHHGQTGRLMGLAWELPNQPGKNLQFFLARQDAASKTYTQSTQVLSQQLTKLPRPLDLWLVEFRTPVDLASQNCIWDKKPGRFAGEYSYRVYRCAAKTNNI; this comes from the coding sequence ATGAAAAACCACCCCCACCTACTGCTATTAATGCTATGGTTAGCAATTGGCGTTGGTTTACGCTTCCTGGGTTTAGCTACTCTTCCCCCTTGGACTGATGAGTGTGCCACGATGGTTTTTAGCTTGGGGCATAGTTTTCGCACAGTGCCACTTAACCAACTCATTAGTCCGGATGTGCTGCTGCAACCACTACAAATCCTACCCACAACAGGAGTAAGTCAGGTTGTAGAAAATCTGTTAAATGAGAGTAACCACCCACCAGTTTATTTTGTCCTGGTTCACTTCTGGCTGAAAATGTTTTCGCCCACGGGAGAGATAGCTTCAATTTGGGTAGTGCGATCGCTCAGTGCTTTACTAGGAATTATCTCAATTCCCGCGATGTTTGGTTTGGGCTATGTGACTTTTGGTTCCAAATTAGTTGGTCAGATGGCAGCTGCGATGATGGCAGTCTCACCTTATATAGTTTTTTTAAGTAGGGAAGCCCGTCATTATAGTTTGGCCATGTTATTGGTGATTGCTTCTTTATTTTGTCTGGTGAAGGCCATCCAAGGGATTCATCGCCAACAATCTCTACCGATTTGGTTAATACTAGTCTGGATAATCATCAACAGTTTAGGAGTAGCAACCCATTATTTTTTTAGTTTCACCCTACTTGCTCAAGGCATAGTTTTGCTGGGGCAAATTTGGCAAACTCGCCAGGAGGTTAGCGTTAATTGGCGGCGTATCGCCATAGTTGCCGTAGGAACCTTGATGGGATGCCTAGTTTGGGTTCCTGTTCTCCAAAATATACCCGGTAGCGATTTAACAACTTGGGTAGCTAGCAGTAACCCACAAGTCAGATGGCTAGAACCATTAGGACGCTTACTACTTTGGCTATTGAGTATGCTGTTACTGTTGCCATCAGCTTTGACAAGTTTACCCTTAACGGTGGCGATCGCTTCTGGCGTGGTGACATTATTATTTTTGGGCTGGAGTGTCCCCCACCTGATCAACGGGCTAAAAGTCCAGCAGCAAAATCCGCATACTCGCTTAGGAATACAAATTATTAGTGGGTATATTGTAGTGGCGATCGCTTTGTGTTTGTTTTTTACCTACGTTTTAGGACAAGACTTAACCTTAGCAGCCCGGTTTCAATTTATTATCGCACCGGCTGTCATTTTACTATTGGGGTCTGCCTTGGCTGGTTGTTGGGTTCAAGCACAGGAATTTAAGTTTTTAGTCAATGCCAAAGTTGCTACCAGCATAATTTTACTTATGGCTACTCTTGGTGGAATCACAGTTGTCGGGAACCTGGGTTATCTGCAAAATCAACGTCCTGATATTCTTGCTGCCATCATTGATAAAGCATCCCCAAATGATGTATTGATTGCCACAACACACCTACATCACGGTCAAACTGGTAGATTGATGGGGTTAGCTTGGGAATTGCCAAATCAGCCTGGGAAAAATTTGCAGTTTTTTCTAGCTCGTCAAGATGCAGCAAGTAAAACTTACACTCAATCCACACAAGTTTTGTCTCAACAGTTGACTAAATTACCACGACCTTTAGACCTATGGTTAGTGGAATTTCGCACTCCAGTAGATTTGGCATCTCAGAACTGTATCTGGGACAAAAAACCTGGACGATTTGCTGGTGAATACAGTTATAGAGTGTATCGCTGTGCAGCAAAAACTAACAATATTTAG
- the pheA gene encoding prephenate dehydratase, with product MTISIAHLGPPGTYAEQVTIFYAKWLAENAGIAANLCPYPSIAQSLQAVSRGQTHLAVVPVENSIEGSVTMTMDSLWQLDSLQIQLALVMPIVHELISGAASLDAIKTVYSHPQALAQCQRWLGEFLPNAQLIPRNSTTEALQGLEQDLTTAAIASSRAAQIYNLPILANNINDYPENCTRFWVISQAQADIIEQLPLQSHSHTSIAFSLPANIPGALLKPLQTFAQLGINLSRIESRPTKRSLGEYLFFIDLEAESSTPQMKSALAELTTCTEVLKTFGSYGVLSVSTQLN from the coding sequence GTGACTATATCGATCGCTCATTTAGGCCCCCCAGGAACTTACGCTGAACAAGTAACTATTTTTTATGCCAAATGGCTGGCTGAAAATGCGGGAATTGCTGCTAACTTATGCCCTTATCCCAGTATTGCTCAATCTCTGCAAGCCGTTAGTCGAGGCCAAACCCACTTAGCTGTCGTCCCGGTAGAAAATTCTATTGAAGGCAGCGTCACAATGACAATGGATTCACTATGGCAATTAGACAGTTTACAAATCCAGTTAGCCTTAGTGATGCCCATCGTCCATGAATTAATTTCTGGCGCTGCTAGCTTAGATGCAATTAAAACTGTCTACTCTCACCCACAAGCTTTAGCTCAATGTCAAAGATGGTTAGGTGAGTTCTTACCCAATGCACAACTGATTCCCCGTAATTCGACAACTGAAGCCTTGCAAGGACTAGAACAGGATTTAACCACAGCTGCGATCGCATCTAGCCGCGCTGCGCAAATTTATAATTTGCCCATACTAGCCAATAATATTAATGACTACCCAGAAAACTGTACCCGCTTTTGGGTAATCAGTCAGGCACAAGCAGATATAATTGAGCAACTACCACTACAAAGTCATAGTCACACTTCCATTGCTTTTAGTTTACCTGCCAACATCCCCGGCGCATTACTGAAACCACTACAAACATTCGCTCAATTAGGTATTAATCTTAGCCGGATTGAGTCACGACCAACAAAGCGATCGCTAGGAGAATATTTATTTTTTATCGATTTAGAAGCTGAATCTAGTACACCACAAATGAAATCTGCATTAGCAGAATTAACCACCTGCACAGAAGTTTTGAAAACTTTTGGTAGTTATGGTGTCTTATCAGTTAGTACTCAATTAAATTGA
- a CDS encoding DUF1997 domain-containing protein, with translation MATKFTASQSVEIAVPQQPIPIQHYLRQPQRLVNALVDQRRIHQLSEEVFRLKMRPLAFMSLSIQPTVDMRVWAESNGIIYLRSVGCEILGFEYINQRFSLNLRGYLSPYQLSTGTRLQGKADLEVQVELPPPFSLTPKPILETTGNGLLKSVLMTVKQRLLHQLLVDYRQWVVSQTQAPTLANDEPQLPILNTD, from the coding sequence ATGGCTACCAAGTTTACTGCCTCCCAATCGGTAGAAATTGCTGTGCCACAGCAACCTATTCCTATTCAGCATTACTTGCGTCAGCCTCAACGTCTAGTTAATGCGTTAGTTGATCAAAGACGTATTCACCAACTTTCTGAGGAAGTATTTCGCCTGAAAATGCGTCCTTTAGCTTTTATGTCTTTAAGCATTCAACCCACTGTAGACATGAGAGTATGGGCAGAATCTAATGGCATCATTTATTTGCGATCAGTAGGTTGTGAAATTCTCGGCTTTGAGTATATTAACCAGCGTTTCTCTCTAAATTTACGAGGTTATTTATCGCCTTATCAGTTAAGCACTGGTACTCGCTTACAAGGTAAGGCTGATTTAGAGGTGCAGGTGGAATTACCACCACCTTTTTCTCTCACACCTAAGCCAATTCTCGAAACCACTGGCAATGGTTTACTCAAAAGTGTTTTAATGACCGTTAAGCAACGATTACTACATCAGTTATTGGTGGATTATCGGCAGTGGGTTGTCTCTCAAACTCAAGCACCAACTTTAGCTAATGATGAGCCGCAATTACCCATTTTGAACACTGATTAG
- the tuf gene encoding elongation factor Tu, which yields MARAKFERNKPHINIGTVGHVDHGKTTLTAAITMTLAALGQAVAKGYDQIDNAPEEKARGITINTAHVEYETEKRHYAHVDCPGHADYVKNMITGAAQMDGGILVVAATDGPMPQTREHILLAKQVGVPSLVVFLNKEDLMDDPELLELVELELRELLTSYDFPGDDIPIIKGSGLQALEAMTKNPKTQRGENEWVDKIYELMDAVDSYIPTPERDVDKPFLMAVEDVFSITGRGTVATGRIERGVVKVGDNVELVGIRDTRATTVTGIEMFKKSLDQGMAGDNAGVLLRGIQKADIERGMVLAKPGSITPHTQFEGEVYVLTEKEGGRKTPFFPGYRPQFYVRTTDVTGTITTFTSDDGSAAEMVMPGDRIKMTVELINPIAIEQGMRFAIREGGRTIGAGVVAKILK from the coding sequence ATGGCACGCGCAAAGTTTGAAAGGAATAAACCCCACATTAACATTGGTACAGTTGGCCACGTTGACCACGGTAAAACTACCTTGACAGCAGCCATTACCATGACCTTGGCAGCTCTTGGTCAAGCTGTAGCTAAAGGCTACGACCAAATCGACAACGCACCTGAAGAAAAGGCGCGGGGTATCACCATCAATACTGCTCACGTTGAGTATGAAACCGAAAAACGGCACTATGCTCACGTAGATTGTCCAGGACACGCCGACTATGTGAAGAACATGATTACAGGCGCGGCTCAGATGGATGGAGGTATCCTCGTAGTTGCTGCTACCGATGGCCCTATGCCCCAAACTCGTGAACATATCCTGTTAGCAAAACAGGTTGGTGTTCCTAGTCTGGTTGTTTTCTTAAATAAAGAAGACTTGATGGATGACCCAGAACTTCTGGAACTCGTAGAACTAGAATTGCGGGAACTGCTGACTAGCTACGATTTCCCTGGTGATGATATCCCCATCATCAAGGGATCTGGTCTGCAAGCCTTAGAAGCAATGACCAAAAATCCCAAGACCCAACGGGGTGAAAATGAGTGGGTAGATAAAATCTACGAATTGATGGATGCTGTAGATTCCTACATCCCCACCCCTGAGCGTGATGTAGACAAACCCTTCCTGATGGCAGTGGAAGACGTATTCTCCATCACTGGTCGTGGTACTGTGGCTACTGGTCGGATTGAACGGGGTGTAGTAAAAGTCGGCGATAACGTTGAATTAGTGGGTATCAGAGATACTCGCGCTACCACCGTAACTGGGATTGAGATGTTCAAGAAGAGTCTCGACCAAGGTATGGCTGGGGATAACGCTGGCGTACTCTTGCGTGGTATCCAAAAGGCTGATATTGAACGGGGTATGGTGTTAGCTAAACCCGGTTCTATCACTCCTCATACCCAATTTGAAGGTGAAGTATACGTTCTCACCGAAAAAGAAGGTGGACGGAAAACACCATTCTTCCCTGGCTACCGTCCTCAGTTCTACGTGCGGACAACAGATGTGACAGGGACAATTACAACCTTCACCTCTGATGATGGTAGTGCAGCAGAAATGGTCATGCCCGGCGATCGCATCAAGATGACAGTAGAATTGATCAACCCCATTGCTATTGAGCAAGGGATGCGTTTTGCTATTCGTGAAGGTGGTCGCACCATTGGTGCTGGTGTCGTCGCCAAAATCCTCAAATAG
- the rpsG gene encoding 30S ribosomal protein S7: MSRRGVIQRRPVPPDSVYNSRLVSMIIRRIMRHGKKSLAARIVYDALKTVEERTGNNALEVFERAVRNATPLVEVKARRVGGATYQVPMEVRSERGTTLALRWLVQFSRSRPGRTMAGKLANELLDAANETGNAIRKREETHRMAEANKAFAHYRY, translated from the coding sequence ATGTCTCGTCGTGGTGTTATTCAAAGGCGGCCTGTTCCGCCTGACTCTGTATATAACAGTCGGCTTGTGAGTATGATCATCCGCCGGATTATGCGTCACGGCAAAAAATCACTAGCTGCACGCATTGTTTACGATGCCTTAAAAACTGTTGAAGAACGCACTGGTAATAATGCTCTAGAAGTGTTTGAAAGAGCAGTCCGGAACGCCACCCCTCTTGTAGAGGTAAAAGCGCGTCGTGTTGGTGGTGCAACTTATCAAGTACCGATGGAAGTCCGTTCAGAAAGAGGTACTACCCTCGCATTACGTTGGCTGGTACAATTTTCAAGGAGTAGACCCGGACGCACAATGGCCGGCAAATTAGCTAATGAATTACTAGATGCTGCCAACGAAACCGGAAATGCTATTCGCAAACGGGAAGAAACACACCGGATGGCGGAAGCAAACAAAGCATTTGCACACTATCGTTACTAA
- the rpsJ gene encoding 30S ribosomal protein S10: MATLQQQKIRIRLQAFDRRLLDTSCEKIVDTANRTNATAIGPIPLPTKRKIYCVLRSPHVDKDSREHFETRTHRRIIDIYQPSSKTIDALMKLDLPSGVDIEVKL; this comes from the coding sequence ATGGCTACTTTACAGCAGCAGAAGATTAGAATTCGTTTACAAGCTTTTGACCGTCGATTATTAGATACATCTTGCGAGAAGATTGTAGACACAGCTAACCGGACTAACGCTACAGCTATAGGCCCAATTCCTCTCCCAACAAAACGGAAAATCTACTGCGTGCTGCGATCGCCTCACGTAGATAAAGATTCACGGGAACACTTTGAAACCCGCACCCATCGCCGCATTATTGATATCTACCAGCCTTCTTCTAAAACTATTGATGCTCTGATGAAGTTAGATTTACCTTCAGGTGTAGACATTGAAGTAAAACTTTAA
- a CDS encoding ribonuclease HII: MVETEQSIDTLRLSISLDTAGWLEFSPALSSISGLVAGVDEVGRGALFGPVVAAAVILPSCAFPELIAAEINDSKKLSSIRRVQLAQQICTLATDWKIGYASTTEIDQINILQATLLAMRRAVQKLKVQPVLCLVDGNQLIRDLTVPQQAIVKGDERSLVIAAASIVAKVWRDDLILRLAAKYPLYDLKNNKGYGSKKHLLALQKYGSSVLHRQSFSPCRQVQS, translated from the coding sequence ATGGTAGAGACAGAGCAAAGTATTGATACTCTGCGGTTATCCATATCCCTAGATACAGCTGGTTGGCTAGAGTTTTCTCCAGCTTTGTCAAGTATTTCTGGTTTGGTCGCTGGAGTAGACGAAGTAGGGCGAGGCGCTCTCTTTGGCCCTGTAGTTGCAGCAGCAGTTATCTTACCAAGTTGTGCTTTTCCTGAACTCATAGCAGCTGAGATTAATGATAGTAAAAAACTATCAAGTATTCGGAGAGTTCAGCTAGCGCAGCAAATTTGCACCTTGGCAACAGACTGGAAAATTGGTTATGCCTCAACTACCGAAATTGACCAAATAAATATTTTGCAAGCAACGCTGTTAGCAATGAGGCGGGCTGTCCAAAAATTAAAAGTACAGCCTGTACTCTGTTTGGTGGATGGCAATCAATTAATCAGAGATTTAACTGTACCACAACAAGCGATCGTTAAGGGAGACGAGCGATCGCTTGTGATTGCTGCTGCCAGCATTGTGGCTAAAGTTTGGCGTGACGATTTGATACTGCGTCTAGCAGCCAAATATCCCCTGTATGACCTCAAAAATAATAAGGGTTATGGTAGTAAAAAGCATCTATTAGCTCTGCAAAAATACGGTAGTTCAGTCCTACACCGTCAATCTTTTAGTCCCTGTCGTCAGGTGCAAAGCTAA
- the rpsL gene encoding 30S ribosomal protein S12 translates to MPTIQQLIRSEREKARQKTKSPALKQCPQRRGVCTRVYTTTPKKPNSALRKVARVRLTSGFEVTAYIPGIGHNLQEHSVVMIRGGRVKDLPGVRYHIIRGTLDTAGVKDRKQGRSKYGTKRPKEAKK, encoded by the coding sequence ATGCCAACAATACAGCAATTAATCCGTAGTGAACGCGAAAAAGCGCGTCAAAAAACTAAGTCCCCGGCTCTGAAACAATGCCCACAACGTCGGGGTGTTTGTACCAGAGTCTACACAACCACACCGAAAAAGCCGAACTCAGCCCTACGTAAAGTAGCGCGGGTGAGGCTGACCTCTGGATTTGAAGTAACAGCTTACATTCCAGGCATTGGTCACAATTTGCAAGAACACTCAGTTGTCATGATTCGTGGCGGTCGGGTAAAAGATTTACCAGGCGTGAGATACCACATTATCCGGGGAACCTTGGATACAGCCGGAGTTAAAGACCGTAAACAAGGTCGTTCCAAGTATGGAACAAAACGCCCAAAAGAAGCCAAGAAATAA
- the fusA gene encoding elongation factor G, whose product MARTNPLEKVRNIGIAAHIDAGKTTTTERILFYSGIIHKIGEVHEGTAVTDWMDQERERGITITAAAISTSWKDHQINIIDTPGHVDFTIEVERSMRVLDGVIAVFCSVGGVQPQSETVWRQADRYKVPRIAFINKMDRTGANFYKVHEQMRDRLRANAIAIQLPIGSETDFKGIVDLVRKRAYIYTNDQGTDIQETDIPADMQEQTEEYYTKLVEAVAETDDDLMNKYFEGEALTEAEIRAALRKGTIAGTIVPVLCGSAFKNKGVQLMLDAVVDYLPAPIDVPAIQGTLPNGDTVERRADDNEPLSALAFKIMADPYGRLTFVRVYSGVLKKGSYILNATKNKKERISRLVILKADERQDVEELRAGDLGAALGLKDTLTGDTITDENAPVILESLFIPEPVISVAVEPKTKNDMDKLSKALQSLSEEDPTFRVNVDPETNQTVIAGMGELHLEILVDRMLREFKVEANVGAPQVAYRETIRKQVTNVEGKFIRQSGGKGQYGHVVINLEPGEPGTGFEFVSKIVGGVVPKEYIGPAEQGMKESCESGILAGYPLIDVKATLVHGSYHDVDSSEMAFKIAGSMAMKEAVLKASPVLLEPVMKVEVEVPEDFIGNVIGDLISRRGQIESQSTEQGLAKVASKVPLATMFGYATDIRSKTQGRGIFTMEFSHYEEVPRSVAETIIAKSKGNA is encoded by the coding sequence GTGGCACGTACTAACCCGCTAGAGAAGGTACGCAATATCGGTATTGCGGCGCATATAGATGCGGGTAAAACAACTACAACAGAGAGAATATTGTTTTACTCTGGAATAATTCATAAAATTGGTGAAGTTCACGAAGGAACTGCTGTTACTGACTGGATGGATCAAGAGCGTGAGCGCGGAATTACCATCACGGCGGCGGCAATCAGTACCAGTTGGAAAGATCATCAAATTAACATTATCGATACTCCGGGTCACGTAGACTTCACAATTGAAGTTGAACGCTCTATGCGGGTGTTGGATGGTGTAATTGCGGTATTTTGTTCCGTAGGTGGTGTCCAACCCCAATCAGAAACAGTTTGGCGGCAAGCAGACCGTTACAAAGTGCCTCGGATTGCTTTTATTAACAAAATGGATCGCACTGGCGCGAACTTCTACAAAGTTCATGAACAAATGCGCGATCGCCTGCGGGCAAATGCTATTGCCATTCAACTACCAATTGGTAGTGAAACCGACTTCAAAGGCATTGTAGACTTGGTACGCAAGCGTGCATATATTTACACCAACGACCAAGGTACAGATATCCAAGAGACGGATATCCCAGCAGATATGCAAGAGCAAACCGAAGAGTACTACACCAAATTGGTAGAAGCAGTTGCCGAAACTGATGACGATTTGATGAATAAGTACTTTGAGGGTGAAGCACTGACCGAAGCCGAAATCCGTGCTGCTCTACGTAAAGGAACAATTGCTGGCACAATTGTCCCAGTATTGTGTGGTTCAGCCTTTAAAAACAAAGGCGTGCAATTGATGCTGGATGCGGTAGTAGATTATCTACCAGCACCCATCGATGTACCAGCTATTCAAGGCACACTGCCTAATGGTGATACTGTAGAACGTCGTGCTGACGATAACGAACCCCTATCAGCTCTAGCATTCAAAATTATGGCTGACCCTTATGGTCGCCTGACCTTCGTTCGAGTTTACTCTGGTGTTCTGAAAAAAGGTAGTTACATTCTCAATGCTACTAAGAACAAAAAAGAACGGATCTCCCGCTTGGTGATTTTGAAAGCAGATGAAAGGCAAGATGTTGAAGAACTACGTGCGGGTGATTTAGGCGCAGCACTAGGCTTAAAAGACACCTTGACTGGTGATACAATTACTGATGAAAATGCACCAGTAATTCTCGAATCACTGTTTATTCCTGAGCCTGTAATCTCGGTAGCGGTTGAACCCAAAACCAAGAACGACATGGACAAACTGTCCAAGGCGTTGCAATCTCTCTCAGAAGAAGACCCGACCTTCCGTGTCAACGTTGACCCAGAAACCAACCAAACCGTGATTGCAGGGATGGGAGAACTCCACCTAGAAATTCTCGTAGACAGAATGTTACGGGAATTCAAAGTGGAAGCGAACGTTGGTGCGCCACAAGTAGCTTACCGAGAAACGATTCGTAAACAAGTTACCAACGTGGAAGGTAAGTTCATCCGTCAAAGTGGTGGTAAAGGTCAATACGGTCACGTTGTCATCAACTTGGAACCAGGTGAACCCGGTACAGGCTTTGAATTCGTTTCTAAAATTGTCGGCGGTGTAGTACCGAAAGAGTACATTGGCCCAGCTGAACAAGGTATGAAAGAAAGCTGTGAATCTGGTATTTTAGCTGGATATCCACTGATTGATGTGAAAGCAACGCTAGTTCATGGTTCTTACCACGATGTAGACTCTTCGGAAATGGCTTTCAAAATTGCTGGCTCAATGGCAATGAAAGAAGCTGTACTGAAAGCTTCACCAGTACTGTTAGAGCCTGTGATGAAAGTAGAAGTGGAAGTTCCTGAAGACTTTATCGGGAACGTCATTGGTGACCTGATCTCCCGGCGAGGGCAGATTGAAAGCCAAAGCACTGAACAGGGACTCGCTAAAGTAGCATCGAAAGTGCCACTGGCGACCATGTTCGGCTACGCCACTGATATCCGGTCGAAAACCCAAGGTCGGGGTATCTTTACGATGGAGTTCAGCCACTACGAAGAGGTGCCTCGCAGCGTAGCTGAAACTATCATTGCCAAAAGTAAAGGGAACGCTTAA